In Porites lutea chromosome 1, jaPorLute2.1, whole genome shotgun sequence, a single genomic region encodes these proteins:
- the LOC140942051 gene encoding uncharacterized protein, which yields MYKLVFILGFLSFSCLSEQSKPEQTQSFQDGDKGVFIFDQLFPPKVISAYFDLVTAGKISGKISSWFYTYSDYYQNFGTLNSSTNSPWIAPVNPEFFTSTSLWNITRTVVEKLSGGKKYFAYDVCFSMQRRLDFITATNKEANIDRDDLVFRISLNKDFRKNDYGETVFYKDDGEILAAIYPRMGRMIVWNASIPFIFKPPAMTYVQAQFDVIVRLTTSKEKAVQKITETKRLIEKAEKQEMLGFAMSDKKEISPVDVSKYEIRRFHDSKGREIAVFDGLVDKADLDALRLFLLQYNSVYAYQPYDGHDEEHDNVSWIAMIKVKDFIKSRLWRVVKQLATYLSGLNEWYPYDVSMNIIRNSHYPRIHEDCMPNEHEYTFLMYLTPDWEANNYGETAFFEEILSKDGQPFPPGKQQYEWIASVRPRYGRIVIFRGIIPHSARPPSPGFSGARYTFACKVSRTYRLAISKALRETLEYLSSDNEENVDDPVVFELLEEMSDDEEIGPGRPTEYIEEQLEKYRQKKKEFYEDTKKMTIEQLINPQGQVKDEL from the exons ATGTATAAACTGGTATTTATTTTGGGTTTTCTTTCGTTTTCGTGTCTATCTGAGCAATCAAAACCAGAGCAAACGCAATCATTCCAAGACGGCGACAAAGGTGTATTTATCTTCGATCAACTTTTTCCGCCAAAAGTGATCAGTGCGTATTTCGACCTTGTTACTGCTGGTAAAATATCTGGGAAAATTTCTTCTTGGTTTTACACTTACAGTGATTATTACCAGAACTTTGGTACGCTTAATTCCTCAACTAACTCTCCATGGATTGCTCCTGTGAACCCAGAATTTTTCACCAGTACGTCTTTGTGGAATATAACCCGAACTGTTGTCGAAAAGTTGTCTGGAGGAAAGAAGTATTTTGCGTATGATGTGTGTTTCTCTATGCAGCGCAGGCTGGATTTTATAACTGCTACAAATAAAG AAGCCAACATTGATAGGGATGATCTTGTGTTCAGGATATCTCTAAACAAGGATTTCAGGAAAAATGATTATGGAGAGACAGTATTTTACAAAGATGATGGTGAAATCCTTGCTGCAATTTATCCAAGAATGGGACGGATGATTGTGTGGAATGCTTCAATTCCGTTCATCTTTAAGCCTCCTGCTATGACATATGTTCAAGCCCAGTTTGATGTTATAGTGAGATTAACAACATCAAAAGAAAAAGCAGTCCagaaaataacagaaacaaaG AGGCTGATagaaaaagcagaaaagcaAGAAATGCTAGGATTTGCAATGTCAGACAAGAAAGAGATCTCCCCCGTGGACGTCAGCAAATATGAAATTAGGAGATTTCATGACAGTAAAGGAAGAGAGATTGCAGTGTTTGATGGATTAGTGGACAAAGCAGATCTTGATGCTTTAAGACTCTTTTTGCTGCAGTATAACAGTGTTTATGCATACCAACCGTATGATGGTCATGACGAGGAACATGATAATGTATCTTGGATTGCCATGATTAAG GTGAAAGATTTTATCAAAAGTCGCCTGTGGAGGGTGGTGAAGCAGTTGGCAACATATCTAAGTGGTCTGAATGAGTGGTATCCATATGATGTGTCAATGAACATTATCAGAAATTCACACTATCCTAGGATTCACGAAGATTGTATGCCAAATGAG CATGAATACACATTTTTGATGTACCTAACACCAGACTGGGAGGCAAACAACTATGGAGAAACAgcattttttgaagaaattttatcCAAAGATGGCCAGCCATTCCCTCCAGGCAAACAGCAGTATGAGTGGATTGCATCTGTGCGCCCGCGGTATGGCAGAATTGTGATATTCCGCGGTATCATCCCTCATTCAGCTAGGCCACCAAGCCCTGGCTTCAGTGGAGCGCGATATACTTTTGCATGCAAG GTCTCCCGCACTTATCGGCTTGCAATTTCCAAGGCCTTACGTGAAACTCTGGAATATCTGAGTAGCGACAATGAGGAAAATGTCGACGATCCAGTTGTTTTCGAGTTGCTAGAAGAAATGTCAGATGACGAAGAGATCGGCCCCGGCCGACCCACCGAGTATATTGAGGAACAGCTGGAAAAATATcggcagaaaaagaaagaattttacGAGGACACCAAGAAGATGACCATTGAGCAGCTTATTAATCCTCAAGGACAAGTTAAGGATGAGCTTTAA